A region from the Volucribacter amazonae genome encodes:
- the cspD gene encoding cold shock domain-containing protein CspD: protein MEVGTVKWFNNAKGFGFISAEGKDTDIFAHYSVIEMEGYRSLKAGQKVNFEVAHGDKGSQATKIIPIIE, encoded by the coding sequence ATGGAAGTTGGTACAGTAAAATGGTTTAATAATGCCAAAGGATTTGGTTTTATTTCTGCTGAGGGAAAGGATACCGATATTTTTGCTCACTATTCAGTTATTGAAATGGAAGGTTATCGCTCATTGAAAGCAGGACAAAAAGTTAATTTTGAAGTTGCCCATGGCGATAAAGGCTCACAAGCAACTAAAATTATCCCAATCATAGAATAA